The following proteins come from a genomic window of Gottfriedia acidiceleris:
- a CDS encoding sugar-binding protein: protein MEEKKWSIILSVLFLLFVYVLIHFEINARNIENSVQKLQDREVVPKKKLHFVLISQEFDNPYWRKVQEGADVAAEKYGVNVEYIGPLRTSPEEQIKLLEKAIASQVDGIIVQSLDENTFSPVINKAVTQHIPVITIDTDAPKSKRIAYVGTNNFNAGEQLGRVVVEETNGVGKIGVIIGSEKSESQQARLNGFLSIVKKHPKLVVKDIESSNISIIQAKLQTESMLRNNKDISVMVGTSALDAIGILNASKNLKLNQVEIFGFDNIEGTLQAVQDDAIKATVIQKPYEMGFQSVGLLIDWLHGNVINKENFTPTEVVTKETLIRRRNVEN, encoded by the coding sequence ATGGAAGAGAAAAAATGGTCGATTATTTTAAGCGTACTTTTTTTATTGTTTGTTTATGTACTTATTCATTTTGAAATAAATGCTAGAAATATTGAAAATTCAGTTCAAAAATTACAGGATCGGGAAGTAGTACCGAAGAAAAAACTCCATTTTGTCCTTATTTCGCAGGAGTTTGATAATCCTTATTGGAGGAAAGTACAAGAAGGGGCAGATGTTGCTGCAGAAAAATATGGAGTAAATGTTGAATATATTGGTCCTTTACGTACAAGTCCGGAAGAACAAATTAAGTTATTAGAAAAGGCAATTGCTTCTCAGGTGGATGGTATTATAGTACAAAGTCTGGATGAGAATACTTTTTCGCCCGTAATTAATAAAGCGGTTACACAACATATTCCTGTTATTACAATTGATACAGATGCGCCTAAAAGTAAGCGTATTGCTTATGTTGGTACAAATAATTTTAACGCGGGAGAGCAGTTAGGAAGAGTTGTTGTAGAGGAAACGAATGGTGTTGGGAAAATTGGCGTTATTATAGGGAGTGAAAAATCAGAAAGTCAGCAGGCGAGGCTAAACGGATTTTTAAGTATTGTTAAAAAGCATCCGAAATTAGTCGTTAAGGATATTGAGTCCTCTAATATATCGATTATTCAAGCAAAGCTTCAAACTGAAAGTATGCTTCGTAATAATAAAGACATTTCAGTTATGGTTGGTACTAGTGCTTTAGACGCGATTGGCATTTTGAATGCATCGAAAAATTTAAAGTTAAATCAAGTTGAGATATTTGGATTTGATAACATTGAAGGTACACTCCAAGCAGTTCAAGATGATGCGATTAAAGCAACTGTTATTCAGAAGCCATATGAAATGGGCTTTCAATCTGTAGGATTATTAATCGATTGGTTACATGGAAACGTTATTAATAAAGAAAATTTTACACCAACCGAGGTGGTGACGAAAGAAACGTTGATCAGGAGGAGAAACGTTGAAAATTAG
- a CDS encoding sugar ABC transporter substrate-binding protein has translation MKKLSKIFAIISVFLVMTLVAAGCGSSATSSDSTSAGKKSKDGKVDIGIVLPTKDEPRWTQDETRFKNALKDTDYSVEILFSQGDSAKEKANVDSLIAKGIKVLIICPQDGAAAAASAEAAKAAGVKVISYDRLITGTDAVDYYVSFDSVAVGAAQAQYLVDHASGKSGQPLYLYAGAASDNNAFLFFQGAWKVLQPKIADGTFKVENSAAANSLKAKADLTRDEQAKIIGQVTTNWDFNVAKNLTASNLTKASKADKGDVLVLAPNDGTARSIADTFKSDKDVSSYVISGQDAEKASVQYIIDGKQSMTVFKDVRTLVKDAIATATSILKNETPDASGVTNNGKADIKTKQTDIIVVDQSTVKKDLVDSGYYSASDFTGLK, from the coding sequence TTGAAAAAGTTATCAAAGATTTTTGCAATCATTTCAGTATTTTTAGTAATGACTCTTGTTGCAGCTGGATGTGGATCGTCAGCAACATCAAGCGATAGCACTTCTGCTGGTAAGAAAAGTAAAGATGGTAAAGTTGATATTGGTATCGTTTTACCTACGAAAGATGAGCCACGTTGGACTCAAGATGAAACTCGCTTTAAAAATGCTTTAAAAGATACAGATTATTCAGTTGAAATTTTATTCTCACAAGGTGACTCTGCTAAAGAAAAAGCAAACGTTGATTCTTTAATTGCAAAAGGCATCAAAGTTTTAATTATTTGTCCTCAAGACGGTGCTGCTGCTGCTGCTTCAGCTGAAGCTGCAAAAGCTGCTGGTGTTAAAGTAATTTCTTACGATCGTTTAATTACAGGTACTGACGCAGTTGATTACTATGTATCATTCGATAGCGTTGCTGTAGGTGCTGCACAAGCACAATATCTTGTAGACCATGCTTCAGGTAAATCAGGTCAACCTTTATACCTATACGCAGGTGCTGCATCTGATAACAATGCATTCTTATTCTTCCAAGGTGCTTGGAAAGTTCTTCAACCAAAAATTGCTGATGGTACATTCAAAGTTGAGAATTCAGCAGCAGCAAATAGCTTAAAAGCTAAAGCTGATTTAACTCGTGATGAGCAAGCAAAAATTATTGGTCAAGTTACAACTAACTGGGACTTCAATGTAGCTAAAAACTTAACTGCATCTAACTTAACAAAAGCTTCAAAAGCTGATAAAGGGGATGTATTAGTTCTTGCTCCAAACGATGGAACTGCTCGTTCAATCGCTGATACATTTAAATCAGATAAAGACGTATCTTCATATGTAATTTCTGGTCAAGATGCTGAAAAAGCTTCTGTACAATACATTATTGATGGAAAACAATCTATGACTGTTTTCAAAGATGTTCGTACTTTAGTTAAAGATGCAATCGCTACTGCAACTTCAATCTTAAAAAATGAAACACCTGATGCTTCAGGCGTTACAAACAACGGTAAAGCTGATATCAAAACAAAACAAACAGATATTATTGTTGTTGATCAAAGCACAGTGAAGAAAGACTTAGTTGATTCTGGATACTATAGTGCTTCAGACTTCACTGGATTGAAGTAA
- the pstC gene encoding phosphate ABC transporter permease subunit PstC has product MNFKKRNLFLIEYLGRTLVTLCGFLMIGITIAIIGFIVSKGIQSFTVNDISLSEILFSKHWSPNNASNPTYGALIFIVGSILVSVGAVIIAAPIAIALAIFMNFISPKFGEKVLIPVLEILVGIPSVVYGFLGVTILVPFIRNTVGGVGFSLIAGIIVLSIMILPTIASIASDAVRAVPKTYLEASYGLGSTRWQAIKLAIVPAAKTNILTAIVLGLARAFGEALAVQMVIGNTVKFPNGIFDPTATLTGILTMDMANTLNGTAWNNTLWTLAMILLLISFLFILVIRLIGRKGGYES; this is encoded by the coding sequence ATGAATTTCAAAAAAAGAAACTTATTTCTAATTGAATACCTTGGAAGAACTCTTGTAACTTTATGTGGTTTCTTAATGATTGGTATTACAATAGCAATAATAGGATTTATTGTTAGTAAAGGAATCCAATCATTTACAGTAAATGATATATCGTTAAGTGAAATTTTGTTTTCAAAACATTGGAGTCCAAATAATGCTTCAAACCCAACATATGGTGCTTTAATTTTTATTGTTGGCTCAATTCTAGTATCTGTTGGTGCTGTAATTATAGCTGCACCAATTGCGATTGCACTAGCAATTTTCATGAATTTTATTTCACCGAAGTTTGGTGAAAAAGTATTAATTCCAGTATTGGAAATTCTAGTTGGTATTCCTTCAGTAGTTTATGGATTTCTTGGTGTAACAATATTAGTTCCTTTTATTAGAAATACAGTAGGTGGCGTAGGGTTTAGTTTAATTGCAGGGATTATTGTGCTTAGTATCATGATTTTACCTACAATTGCAAGTATAGCATCTGATGCTGTCCGAGCTGTTCCTAAAACCTACTTAGAAGCATCATACGGACTAGGTTCAACTAGATGGCAAGCAATTAAATTGGCAATTGTACCAGCTGCAAAAACAAACATTTTAACTGCGATCGTTTTAGGTCTTGCTCGTGCTTTTGGTGAAGCATTAGCAGTACAAATGGTAATCGGTAATACAGTTAAGTTCCCAAATGGTATTTTCGATCCAACAGCAACTTTAACAGGAATATTAACAATGGATATGGCAAATACATTAAACGGTACAGCTTGGAATAACACGTTATGGACCCTAGCAATGATCTTACTTCTAATATCCTTCCTCTTTATACTAGTCATTCGTTTAATTGGAAGAAAAGGAGGATATGAATCATGA
- a CDS encoding sugar ABC transporter ATP-binding protein, whose translation MSEFILEMRNISKEFPGVKALSDVNFKVRKGEIHCLVGENGAGKSTLMKVLSGIYPFGTYTGDIVFEDEVQKFSKISDSEKKGIGIIYQELSLFPELSVYENIFIGHEIKKGMTVDFNETIVKAIELLKKVKLDVNPDVQIKELGVGKQQLVEIAKALSKDVKLLILDEPTAALNEDDSENLLFLMGELKNQGISCIMISHKLKEVIAVADTVTVLRDGKTICSLNKEEITENTIIKHMVGREIDDIYPKRPNQKFGEVSLELKDWNVYDPKLGRMILHNINLNVRKGEIIGIAGLMGSGRTELAKSIFGNPTNFKLDGSVLVQGEQKRFKHPKDAIKAGVAYVTEDRKGDGLILEQDIKNNISITNLFEISKSSVINQHEEIVVANDYLNKLNIKAPSITSIVGKLSGGNQQKVSLSKWLFTNPNVLILDEPTRGIDVGAKFEIYSFMNLLVEQGMSIIMISSELPEVLGMSDRIYVMAEGKITGELLREEATQESVMALATV comes from the coding sequence ATGAGTGAATTTATTTTAGAGATGAGAAATATCTCAAAAGAGTTTCCAGGTGTTAAAGCATTAAGTGATGTTAACTTCAAGGTTAGAAAAGGGGAAATACATTGCTTAGTTGGTGAAAATGGTGCTGGAAAATCAACCTTAATGAAAGTTTTAAGTGGTATTTATCCATTTGGAACATATACAGGCGATATTGTTTTTGAAGATGAAGTGCAAAAGTTTTCAAAAATAAGCGATAGTGAAAAAAAGGGTATCGGAATCATTTATCAAGAGTTATCTCTTTTTCCAGAGCTGTCTGTATACGAAAATATTTTTATCGGACATGAAATTAAAAAGGGAATGACTGTTGATTTCAATGAAACAATTGTAAAAGCAATTGAATTACTTAAAAAAGTAAAACTAGATGTAAATCCTGACGTGCAAATTAAAGAGTTAGGTGTAGGGAAGCAACAACTTGTTGAAATAGCAAAAGCACTTAGTAAAGATGTTAAATTACTTATTCTTGATGAGCCCACTGCTGCCTTAAATGAAGATGATAGTGAAAACCTACTTTTCTTGATGGGAGAATTAAAAAATCAAGGAATTTCTTGTATTATGATTTCACATAAACTTAAAGAAGTAATTGCTGTCGCAGATACGGTTACTGTACTTCGCGACGGGAAAACGATTTGCTCTTTAAATAAAGAAGAAATCACCGAAAACACAATAATAAAGCACATGGTTGGTCGCGAAATTGACGATATATATCCGAAACGTCCAAACCAAAAGTTTGGTGAAGTTTCATTAGAATTAAAAGACTGGAATGTATACGATCCAAAATTAGGTCGAATGATTCTTCATAATATCAATCTAAATGTTCGAAAAGGTGAAATTATCGGTATTGCTGGATTGATGGGATCAGGTCGAACCGAACTTGCGAAAAGTATTTTTGGAAATCCTACAAATTTCAAACTTGATGGTTCTGTTTTAGTGCAAGGTGAGCAAAAGCGTTTTAAACATCCAAAAGATGCAATAAAAGCTGGAGTAGCCTATGTGACAGAGGATCGTAAAGGCGATGGATTAATTCTAGAACAAGATATTAAAAACAATATTTCAATTACGAACTTATTTGAAATTTCGAAATCAAGTGTAATCAATCAACATGAAGAAATCGTCGTTGCAAATGATTACTTAAACAAGTTAAACATAAAAGCTCCTTCAATCACTTCAATCGTTGGAAAATTAAGTGGTGGTAATCAGCAAAAAGTATCATTGAGTAAATGGTTATTTACAAATCCCAATGTACTTATTCTCGATGAACCTACTCGTGGAATAGATGTAGGGGCAAAATTTGAAATCTATAGTTTTATGAATCTACTGGTTGAACAAGGCATGAGCATTATCATGATTTCCTCTGAACTTCCAGAAGTCCTTGGTATGAGTGACCGAATTTATGTTATGGCAGAAGGTAAAATAACAGGGGAATTATTAAGAGAAGAAGCAACTCAAGAGAGCGTTATGGCTCTAGCTACCGTTTAA
- a CDS encoding sensor histidine kinase, with amino-acid sequence MKIRTKLFIFIPILVILLNLVSFFVFENGKKVQESYNLMINKIFLYKQISSETQENLSLVSSYIINPQPKNYRSILQHKSNLQKLKKELLTHNATKNNQLVLENFTHMIDSFLELESSITDNLVSQNFSSYTDQYRDIEKISGFIREDSQNLVDLELSNYQPIFRKIIANTQSMNQLGVQLFVITTIISIVFAIWLSRSIVIPINRLVYMAKQIGKGNFNVDPPTLYRNNEIGILGKILNEMSKNLSNLMIKNIEIVEKDRLVKELELKALQSQINPHFLFNTLNVISKLAYIEGAEQTSDLTVSTSNLLRYNLRKLDEPVTLLEEVRNAEEYFSIQKARFRDRVRFELNIDESCLGNKVPCLTLQPLLENAFIHGIEGMEQGAVIGITIKNHEKYIVIEIYDNGAGMKEETREALLTSSMPIISQKSSTGLGTTNVFKRWRLFYGEEDTVDIKSEINKGTTILLKLPVSSKI; translated from the coding sequence TTGAAAATTAGGACAAAGTTATTTATTTTTATCCCTATTCTAGTTATTTTATTAAATCTAGTTTCATTTTTTGTTTTTGAAAATGGTAAGAAAGTTCAAGAGAGTTATAATTTAATGATTAATAAAATATTTTTATATAAACAAATCTCTTCTGAAACTCAGGAGAATTTAAGCTTGGTGAGTAGTTATATTATTAATCCACAGCCAAAAAACTATCGATCGATTTTGCAACATAAAAGCAATTTACAAAAATTAAAAAAGGAATTGTTAACACATAATGCTACTAAAAATAATCAGCTTGTGTTAGAAAACTTTACCCATATGATAGATTCTTTTCTAGAGTTAGAATCATCGATTACAGATAATTTAGTTTCGCAAAATTTTTCAAGTTATACAGATCAATACCGAGATATAGAGAAAATATCAGGTTTTATTAGAGAGGATAGCCAAAACTTAGTTGATTTAGAGCTTAGTAATTATCAGCCTATTTTTCGAAAGATTATTGCAAATACTCAGTCAATGAATCAATTAGGTGTCCAGTTGTTCGTTATAACGACGATCATTAGTATTGTTTTTGCCATTTGGTTGTCTAGAAGTATTGTCATTCCAATCAATCGATTAGTTTATATGGCTAAACAAATTGGTAAAGGTAATTTTAATGTGGATCCACCCACATTGTATCGAAATAATGAAATTGGTATTCTTGGTAAAATCCTCAATGAAATGTCTAAGAACTTAAGTAATTTAATGATAAAAAATATTGAAATAGTAGAGAAGGATCGCCTTGTAAAGGAGCTTGAGTTAAAAGCTTTACAAAGTCAGATAAACCCGCATTTCCTGTTCAATACATTAAACGTTATATCTAAGTTAGCTTATATTGAAGGGGCTGAGCAAACGAGTGATCTAACTGTATCGACCTCGAATTTGCTACGTTATAATTTACGAAAATTAGACGAGCCTGTAACTCTTTTGGAAGAAGTTAGAAATGCAGAGGAATATTTTTCAATTCAAAAAGCGAGGTTTAGAGATCGTGTACGCTTTGAATTAAATATAGATGAGTCTTGTTTAGGAAATAAAGTTCCTTGTTTAACATTGCAGCCACTTCTTGAAAACGCATTTATACACGGTATCGAGGGGATGGAGCAAGGAGCAGTAATAGGGATTACGATCAAGAATCATGAAAAGTATATTGTCATTGAAATTTATGATAATGGTGCTGGTATGAAAGAAGAGACTAGAGAGGCCCTTTTAACATCGTCTATGCCGATCATCTCTCAAAAAAGCTCAACTGGATTAGGTACAACAAATGTGTTTAAACGCTGGCGTCTCTTTTACGGAGAAGAAGATACTGTTGATATTAAGAGTGAAATAAATAAAGGGACAACCATTCTATTAAAGCTTCCTGTCTCATCAAAAATTTAA
- a CDS encoding response regulator: protein MYRLLIVDDEPLEREGLELMINRSMPNRFQFEQAENGRVAIEKSIEYQPHIIFMDIKMPGIQGLEAVSVIKQKLPDTKIFIVTAYDYFTYAQEAISLGVKDYILKPAKKDHIISLLQKMIDEIEDDHKKRLQELEAIENLSIIRPLTENEYTLMLMFNTVQEINVSQLSSILGFEIELGYANVIKLPKEISQNDKEQRRIYECVRHFMKSSRNCLISPVVDGQLAIFIPVQPNRAADLQSLVLYQDALKTIEYIENQTGYQTVIGIGSLKQGIEGLRQSYNEAFHASLECDELTRVNLHSENLSLSIPDEEKQVLIDSFRKADLEEIMKQFNNLYERFVNYNVKQVRGELNSLFNQIFQSLRSSSIEVEKFHIPDINEISQLKMIVEQQIIHLITKIDREKEIKTNHLMILAREYIAHHFIEDLSLEQVANYLKLNPVYFSKLFKKQTGETFSDYLMNLRINKAKQLMEKRELNLKEICYQVGYNDPNYFSRVFKKCTNESPKEYRKKVLMNI from the coding sequence ATGTATCGTTTATTAATTGTTGATGATGAACCATTAGAGCGCGAGGGACTTGAACTGATGATTAACCGTTCAATGCCTAATCGATTTCAATTTGAACAGGCTGAAAATGGACGAGTTGCGATTGAAAAATCAATAGAATACCAGCCTCATATTATCTTTATGGATATAAAAATGCCTGGAATTCAAGGGCTTGAGGCTGTTTCTGTTATAAAACAAAAACTACCTGATACGAAAATATTCATTGTCACTGCATATGACTATTTTACGTATGCACAGGAAGCCATTTCATTAGGTGTTAAGGATTATATTTTAAAGCCTGCTAAGAAGGATCATATTATTTCATTACTTCAAAAGATGATCGATGAAATCGAAGACGATCATAAGAAAAGATTACAAGAATTAGAGGCTATTGAAAATTTATCTATTATACGTCCGCTCACTGAAAATGAATATACGTTAATGTTAATGTTTAATACTGTACAAGAAATAAATGTGTCTCAATTGTCTAGTATTCTTGGTTTTGAAATTGAGTTAGGTTATGCGAACGTCATTAAATTGCCTAAAGAAATTAGTCAAAATGACAAGGAGCAGAGGAGAATTTATGAATGTGTAAGGCATTTTATGAAATCTTCGAGAAATTGTTTAATTAGCCCTGTTGTAGATGGCCAATTAGCCATATTTATTCCAGTACAGCCAAATCGAGCAGCCGATCTTCAATCGCTTGTACTCTATCAAGATGCTTTAAAAACCATTGAATACATAGAAAATCAAACTGGTTATCAAACAGTGATTGGTATTGGGTCTTTAAAGCAAGGAATTGAAGGGTTACGACAATCTTATAATGAGGCATTCCATGCAAGTTTAGAATGTGATGAGTTAACACGTGTTAATCTGCATTCAGAAAATCTTTCTTTAAGTATACCGGACGAGGAAAAACAAGTTTTAATTGATTCTTTTAGAAAAGCTGATTTAGAAGAAATTATGAAGCAATTTAATAATTTGTATGAAAGATTTGTTAATTATAATGTTAAGCAAGTTAGAGGGGAATTAAATTCACTATTTAATCAAATTTTCCAATCTCTCCGTAGTTCATCGATTGAAGTTGAGAAATTTCATATTCCAGACATTAATGAAATTAGTCAATTGAAGATGATTGTGGAGCAACAAATCATTCATTTAATTACAAAAATCGATCGAGAAAAAGAAATCAAAACGAATCATCTCATGATATTGGCCAGGGAATATATCGCTCATCACTTCATTGAGGATCTCTCACTTGAGCAAGTGGCCAACTATTTAAAATTGAATCCAGTTTACTTTAGCAAACTATTTAAAAAGCAAACAGGTGAGACTTTCAGTGATTACCTAATGAATTTGAGAATTAATAAAGCAAAACAATTAATGGAAAAAAGAGAATTGAATTTAAAAGAAATTTGTTATCAAGTAGGCTATAATGATCCAAATTATTTTAGCCGAGTATTTAAAAAATGTACGAATGAATCTCCTAAGGAATATCGAAAAAAGGTATTAATGAATATTTAA
- a CDS encoding amino acid permease, which translates to MKTEKRDLQRTMTSRHITMMALGGAIGAGLFKGSSSAIDMAGPSIIIAYLLGGIILLFILQGLAEMAVRNSDARTFRDLVQSILGKYPAYFLDWIYWKMWVLNITAESIVAAIFIQYWLPDYPIWILALIVSVLVTTINLLSVKVFAETEYWLALIKITVIIVFILAGLVLLLVNFGDHKAVGFHNLTDHGGFFPNGSTGLISAMLVVIYSYGGTEIIGVTLAETKNPEKVVPKAVRSTLVRIISFYIIPFFIIVSLIPWNKVNGVPESPFVMVFKMIGIPGADHIMNAVVLIAIISSMNSGLYGSSRVLYTQATDGRIPKIFSRLSKRKVPVNAILMCTSTLLGGVLISLFAGSKTFDFLMGSLGYTVLFIWLIIAFAHLKSRKQSSGKTSDYLVKWFPYTTWAVIIALMMILIGIIFTTPIIVTIITLCIYIFITITYLWKNRLNKNL; encoded by the coding sequence ATGAAAACGGAAAAACGGGATTTACAAAGGACAATGACGTCAAGACATATTACGATGATGGCATTAGGAGGTGCCATTGGGGCAGGTTTATTTAAGGGAAGTAGTTCTGCAATTGATATGGCAGGCCCATCTATCATAATTGCTTACTTGCTAGGAGGCATCATCTTATTATTTATCTTGCAAGGTTTAGCTGAAATGGCGGTTCGCAATAGCGATGCAAGAACATTCAGGGATCTTGTCCAATCTATTTTAGGAAAGTATCCTGCTTATTTCCTTGATTGGATCTATTGGAAAATGTGGGTCCTGAACATCACGGCCGAATCAATCGTTGCTGCCATTTTCATTCAATATTGGTTGCCTGACTACCCAATCTGGATACTGGCATTAATTGTTTCGGTGTTAGTTACAACAATCAACCTGCTATCAGTAAAGGTTTTTGCTGAAACGGAGTACTGGCTTGCCTTAATTAAAATTACTGTCATCATTGTGTTCATCCTAGCTGGATTAGTGTTGTTGCTAGTGAATTTTGGTGATCACAAAGCAGTAGGTTTCCATAACTTAACAGATCATGGCGGTTTCTTTCCGAATGGATCAACAGGTTTAATCTCAGCTATGCTGGTGGTAATTTATTCATATGGTGGCACTGAAATTATCGGGGTCACATTAGCAGAAACGAAAAATCCCGAAAAAGTAGTTCCAAAAGCCGTTCGAAGTACATTGGTCAGAATCATTTCTTTTTATATCATTCCATTTTTTATCATCGTTAGTTTAATTCCTTGGAACAAAGTAAACGGGGTGCCTGAGAGTCCATTTGTGATGGTCTTTAAAATGATAGGGATTCCTGGTGCTGACCATATTATGAACGCCGTTGTTTTAATAGCGATTATTTCATCGATGAACTCTGGATTGTATGGTTCATCTCGCGTTCTGTATACGCAAGCTACGGACGGCCGCATTCCGAAAATCTTTTCAAGATTATCTAAGAGGAAAGTTCCTGTAAACGCAATATTAATGTGTACTTCTACTTTACTTGGCGGTGTACTAATTTCCTTATTTGCAGGAAGCAAGACCTTTGATTTCCTAATGGGCTCGCTTGGATATACCGTATTATTCATCTGGTTGATTATTGCCTTTGCCCATTTGAAATCACGTAAACAGTCATCTGGAAAAACAAGTGACTATTTAGTTAAATGGTTCCCATATACGACTTGGGCTGTGATCATCGCTTTAATGATGATTCTAATTGGAATTATATTCACGACACCAATCATCGTAACGATTATTACACTTTGCATCTATATCTTTATTACGATCACGTATTTATGGAAAAACCGCCTTAACAAAAACTTGTAG
- a CDS encoding phosphate ABC transporter substrate-binding protein PstS family protein produces MKMKRGLKLTFAAMAITGMLAGCSNKDEKTTGKTSDDKKVELTGTIGAAGSTALQPLADEAATEFMAKFPKVSITVQGGGSGTGVNQVSTGAIQIGNSDVPAADKLEDKSLASSLVEAKVAGVGYSMVTNKDVGVDSLTLQQIEDIFAGKVANWKEVGGKDEKINVINRPASSGTRAAFEKKIMKDVKINDGVGTVQDSNGAVEQAVNSTPGAISYLANSYLIGDKKDALKTVKIDGKESTTDNIVAGDYPFYSYEYMITKGDAKSPVKEYIEFISGDEFADKLVEMGYIPASKMTGLE; encoded by the coding sequence ATTAAAATGAAACGTGGATTAAAATTAACATTTGCAGCAATGGCTATTACAGGTATGTTAGCAGGATGTTCTAATAAAGATGAAAAAACAACTGGCAAGACTTCAGATGATAAAAAAGTAGAATTAACAGGAACAATTGGTGCTGCAGGATCTACAGCATTACAACCACTAGCTGACGAAGCGGCTACTGAATTTATGGCGAAGTTCCCAAAAGTATCAATTACAGTCCAAGGTGGCGGTAGTGGTACTGGTGTAAACCAAGTATCTACAGGAGCAATTCAAATTGGTAACTCAGATGTACCTGCTGCTGATAAATTAGAAGATAAATCATTAGCAAGTTCATTAGTAGAAGCTAAAGTTGCTGGTGTTGGTTACTCAATGGTAACAAATAAAGATGTTGGTGTAGATTCACTTACACTTCAACAAATTGAAGATATTTTCGCTGGTAAAGTAGCAAACTGGAAAGAAGTTGGCGGTAAAGATGAGAAAATTAATGTGATTAATCGTCCAGCATCATCTGGTACTCGTGCAGCGTTTGAAAAGAAAATTATGAAAGACGTTAAGATTAATGATGGCGTAGGAACTGTTCAAGATTCAAACGGTGCAGTTGAACAAGCTGTAAACTCTACTCCTGGAGCAATTTCTTATCTTGCTAACTCATATTTAATCGGCGATAAAAAAGATGCATTAAAAACTGTGAAAATTGATGGAAAAGAATCTACTACAGACAATATCGTTGCAGGTGATTACCCATTCTATTCTTACGAGTACATGATTACAAAAGGCGACGCGAAATCTCCTGTAAAAGAATATATTGAATTCATTAGTGGCGACGAGTTTGCTGACAAGTTAGTTGAGATGGGTTATATCCCAGCTTCAAAAATGACAGGTTTAGAATAA
- the pstA gene encoding phosphate ABC transporter permease PstA, with product MIARKMDKVWTGILCLIAGLVVILLLFLLSEIILKGWGFWDFDFLFGKPSNIQAGGGIGPQLFNSFYILVLTLIISVPIGVGAGIYMAEYAKPGRFLNFLRLCIETLASLPSIVVGLFGLLVFVTMTGWGYTLIGGALAISILNLPGLTRVSETALLNVPKTSKEGSLGLGATKWQTITKISIPTAIPQLITGIILAAGRIFGEAAALIYTAGLTTPILNNAAPLNTPMNPFNIFRPAETLTVHIWKLNSEGIVPDAQSIATKSAAVLIVMILLFNLFARLFAKFLNRRFTGAKR from the coding sequence ATGATCGCAAGAAAAATGGATAAGGTATGGACGGGAATACTTTGTTTAATAGCTGGTTTAGTTGTAATATTATTATTATTTTTATTAAGTGAAATTATTTTAAAAGGTTGGGGATTCTGGGACTTTGATTTCCTATTTGGAAAACCTAGTAATATTCAAGCAGGTGGGGGAATTGGACCACAACTTTTTAATTCATTTTATATCTTAGTGTTAACATTAATTATTTCAGTTCCGATTGGAGTAGGAGCTGGGATTTATATGGCAGAATATGCAAAACCAGGTCGTTTTTTAAATTTCTTAAGACTATGTATTGAAACGTTGGCTTCTTTACCTTCAATCGTAGTAGGATTATTCGGTTTATTAGTATTTGTAACGATGACTGGATGGGGCTACACTTTAATTGGTGGTGCACTTGCGATTTCAATTTTAAATCTTCCAGGTTTAACAAGGGTAAGTGAAACAGCGTTATTAAATGTTCCTAAAACTAGTAAAGAAGGTAGTCTTGGATTGGGAGCTACAAAGTGGCAAACAATTACTAAAATTAGTATCCCAACTGCAATTCCACAGTTAATAACAGGAATTATTTTAGCAGCTGGAAGAATTTTTGGAGAAGCAGCGGCATTAATCTATACTGCTGGACTTACAACGCCTATTCTAAATAATGCTGCTCCATTAAATACACCGATGAATCCGTTTAATATTTTCAGACCAGCAGAAACATTAACAGTTCATATCTGGAAATTAAATTCAGAAGGTATAGTTCCAGACGCGCAAAGCATCGCTACAAAATCTGCAGCAGTCTTAATTGTAATGATCCTGTTATTTAACTTATTTGCTAGATTATTTGCTAAGTTTTTAAATAGACGCTTCACAGGAGCAAAAAGATAA